TTAGATGGCGATACCTTGTTGGTCACCAAAAAAGGCAAGTTTTTGGTCGATGGCATCGCAAGTGATCTGTTTATGTTAAATTTAAAATAGTAAATTGTCATTCCTGCGAAAGCAGGGAGCCATAAGTTTTATAGACACCCAATCAAGTTGGAAATGACAAATACTCCAAAAAATTGATAGCCAACATTTCATACAATTCAAAAACCTATCAAATCGACCTGTCAAAACCTTTGGACATCTCCATGCCTTTGCGGGGCGATGCGTCCAATGTAAATGCTTGGTATGTTGACCATCCAAGAATAGATCCCCATCGCGATGGGGATTTTGTGGCGAAGGTAAGTGAAGGGGCTTCCATCAACTTCAACGACATTTGGTTCAATCCGCATGCGCATGGTACCCATACCGAATGCGTGGGGCATATTACCGAGGGGTTCCATTCCATCAACCAAAATCTGAAAAATTATTTCTTTGCCGCCGAGTTGCTGACCATTGCCCCTGAGAAACGTGGCGAAGATCTGGTCATCTCAAAAAAGCAATTGCAATATGTACTGGGTAGTGGCAGGCGTGATGCGGTCGTTATCCGTACCCTGCCCAATACCAAAGCGAAACTGTCAAGGCAGTATTCCCATACAAATCCGCCTTACATGCTGGAAGAGGCCGCGGCGTTTTTGGCGCAGAAAGGGATTGGGCATTTATTGATTGATTTGCCCTCAGTGGACAGGGAGAAAGACGATGGTGAACTGTTGGCCCACAGGGCGTTTTGGAATTTTAACGGTAAAATCCGAAAAAATGCCACCATCACTGAACTGATATTTGTGCCAAACCACATCAAAGACGGCAAATATTTTCTGAATTTACAGGTGGCCCCCTTTGAGAATGATGCCTCCCCAAGCCGCCCTGTACTGTTTGAAATATTGGAATAGGGGCAATCTTGTTATATTTAGGCGATGGATAGTATTGTAGAAGCCTTTCTTGGGCTGGTTCTTGGCGCGATTCTTATGTATTGGCTCTATTCTTTTTTTAATCGAAAGAAAAGAAGGGAGTTGGTCGAGCACCAGAGTACCGTGATTCTCGACAAGATCAAGAGTGTTTGCAAGCTGGTCTCGGTCGAAGGGGATTTTGCCGAAATCTATCGGTACGAGAACATCAAGGGCTTTATGAACATTTTGAGCAGCAAAAAGAAGGCCTTGATCGTGATCAATGCAAAGGTACAGGTGGGCTATGACCTTCAGAAGCTTAAATTACGGGCCGATACCGAGAAGAAAAAAATAATCCTCTCCGGTTTTCCTGATCCCGAGGTGCTATCAATAGAGCCCGACATACAGTTTTATGATATTCAAAGTGGACTTTTCAATACCTTTTCATCCAACGACCTTACCGATTTGAACCAAAGGGCAAAAGAGCACATTAGAGAGAAAATTCCCGAAAGCGGCCTTATGGAAACCGCAAAAAAGGAAGCCCTGCAGGCCGTTTTGTTGGTTGAGAAGATAGTGGAGACCATTGGCTGGAGACTCGACTATTCGGCCCTGGAAATATCGAACCGTGAAAAACAACTGTTAGAATCCGAATAAACAACTAAAATGAAAAAATCTATTTTAACCTTTGCCCTGCTGTTGGTTACGGCCATAACGTTTGCCCAAAGTGATGATACGGTAAACGAATTTGATTCGAACTTTGCCCATGTAGTCTATTTCTGGTTCAACGACCCCGATGACGAGCAGGCCCGCGAACGCTTTGAGGCATCACTTAGAAAATTCTTGGACAATTCAAAGTATGCCAAGACCAACTTTATCGGCACCCCACCAAAAGCCGTACGTGATGTGGTCGATGATTCGTTTACCTACAACCTTATTGTGACCTTCGAATCAGCCGAGGCGCAAGAAGGCTACCAAAAAGAAGAGGCCCACATTACCTTTATCGAAGAATGTAAAGATCTTTGGAAAAAAGTCATCGTTTATGACGCGCAAGGTATATGAGCAATTCAAAGACTTTGAAATATTGGCACCGCAAACTGATGACAGCATGGCCATTGCCTCGCTACATGCACAGAGCTGGCAAGAAAACTATAGGGGTGTCTTTTCTGACCGCTTTTTGAATCATGCGTTGATCGATGACCGTTTGAAGATATGGACGAAGCGTGTCAATGCCCCATCTTCAAACCAATATATACTGTTGGCAAAACAAGGCAATGTTTTGGCAGGATTTTTATGCGCTTACATGAACGACCACCCGGTATATGGTACATTACTTGACAATCTTCATGTGGCCACAAAGTACAAAGGCCTCGGTCTTGGTAGGCACCTGATGACAATGCTGGCACGAAAAATTGATAATGGGGAAAATTATAATGGAATGTACCTGTGGGTATTGGAACAAAATCAGGAGGCCATACAATTTTATGAACGTTTGGGAGGAAGTTTGGTCGAGACCGTCGAAGGCAACGATATAGGTGACCGCCCCTTTTTAAAACGAAGGTATCATTGGAAACAGTTGGATGCCCTTTCTGGAAACCAGATTAAAACTTAGCTGATGAACGTTGAAGAATTCAGAGACTATTGCTTGGCAAAAAAGGGCGTGGAAGAAACCTTTCCCTTTGATGAGCATACGTTGGTGTTCAAGGTAATGGGCAAGATGTTTGCCTTGGTGCCGTTGGAAAGACTTCCGTCACAGGCCAATCTCAAATGTGATCCCGAACGTGCCATCGAGCTTCGCGAAGCTTATGACGGCATCATCACCCCCGGCTACCATATGAGCAAGGTACATTGGAACACCCTTTTCTATGAGAGCCTCCCTGATTCCTTTACAAGAGAACTGATCGACCATTCGTACGATTTGGTGGTGGAGAAACTTCCCAAGAAAACAAAAATAGAATGGGACGAACTGCCCGATTCTTGATTGGTTATCTTTAGGGTTTCAATGTAACATGCAAAAACTCATAGATTTCTACGGTGCCAATTTGACCCGATATACCGGGCAAAGCAATAAGGTTCAAAGATGGTTGCAAATGCTGTCCTATTCGCGATTGGTCCTTTTTTTGCTCACAATTTTGGCGGTGTACCTGCTGCGTTTCGAGGCGAAGTGGGCGGTCGTGGGCACCTTTCTGGGCATGGCAGCCTTTCTGGGCCTGGTCAGATATTACCAAGATGTGAAAAAGAAATACTGTCTTTTGCACGCCTTGGTAAAGGTCAATGCCACCGAAATAGAAGTGTTGCAGCACAATTTTGAAGAGTTGCCATCAGGGGAAGAATATGTGGATGACCAACATTGTTACAGCCATGATCTAGATCTATTCGGAAAAGGTTCGTTTTTCCAATACCTGAACCGTGCCCAGCTTCAAGAAGGAAAAGATGCACTGGCGCAAATGTTCACCGCAAACGATATTGGTGCCATTACCGCCAAACAGGAAACGGTCGATGACCTGGCCCAAAAACCAAAATGGCGACAAGACTTTACCGCCAGGGCCATGCTGATCCAGCAGCAAACCCCGGTTAGCGAAATAACAAAATGGCTCAAACAAAATGTGCCGTTTGTACCCGGATCGATGCGTTTTTTGCCCTGGTTGTTCTTGGTGATGACCTTATTTTTAGGAGCAATGGCTTTTTGGCAAGGCTGGTCATGGAGTTTGTTGGGGTATTGGATTCTGTTAGGGTTGGGCCTTACAGGGCGTTACTTTAGACGCATACAACAATTGGCCCAAATGGCCGATAGGATCAAGGCCGTGTTCAAACAGTATTCGAGTTTGCTCACCAGTATAGAGGAAACCGAGTTTGAGGCGGCACAATTGCGATATCAAAAACAACGACTTTTGGTAGATGATAAAAAGGCCTCTGAGGCAATTGCAGATTTCGCACGGCTGCTCAACACCATGGATTACAACAACAATATCTTTTATGCCATATTTGGCAACGGCTGTTTTTTGGGAGCCTTGCAGACAGCCCATCAAATAGAGAAGTGGATTGGGCAGCATAAAGAGCAAGTAGCTGACTGGTTTGAAGTGATTGCGTTGTTCGACGCGTATAACAGCTTGGGCAATTTTGCCTTTAACCATCCGCTTTACTGTTATCCTGTGATCCATAACGGCCCCCAAGTACTCGCCTGTAAAGCGGCTGGGCACCCTTTGATTCCGGAAGAAAAGAATGTCAGGAACGACTTCACCATCAATCATGAGGATTTTTTTATAATCACGGGCTCGAACATGGCGGGCAAGAGCACCTTTTTGCGAACAACCGGTCTCTTGATCGTAATGGCCAATATGGGGCTGCCCGTATGTGCCGAGGAGTGTCTCTATTCACCCAATAAGTTGGTGACGAGTATGCGGAGCATCGACTCGCTTAGCAAGGGCGATTCTTATTTTCTCTCAGAGTTGAAGCGGTTGAAGTTCATCATCGACCTGTTGCAAGAAGAACCCTATTTTGTGGTGCTCGATGAAATTTTAAAGGGCACCAACAGTACCGATAAGGCCGCTGGGTCCAAGAGATTTCTGCACCGCTTGGTACAGGCCCGTGCCACGGGGCTCATTGCCACGCACGATCTAAGTCTTTGTGAAGCCGCGGATGATTTGCCGCAAGTGCACAATTACTATTTGGATGCTACAATTCAAGAAGGCGAGCTCTATTTTGATTACCGCCTTAAAAAAGGGGTCAGCAAAACCATGAACGCCTCCTTTTTGCTTGAAAAGATGGATATTGTTTAAAGGCACTGATCAAGGTTCGACATAAAAATTTGTATAGATGTCAGGTCGAGCGCAGTCGAGACCTTGTCATATTCCAGATCATTATGGTCTCGACGGCACTTGAGGATACATGCATTGATTTTAAGGGCCTTTGCGCCATATAAATGACATATCTTGCATCGAACCCACGTTCGTTACAGCCCCTTTACTTGTACCTCGTGGAATTTGTCAGCCTGAAGCCTTAGCAACTCCTCGGCTTTTTGTTTTTTGTAGTTGTACAGTTCCTCTTCTGATTTGATATCGGCGTAGACCTTATCGTTGATGGCAAGATCGGTGGCCAATACTTGGTTGCGCTGTTTCACCTTTTGGGTGACCCAAGTGGCCACTACACTTTCCTCTTCCTCCAATTTATAGTCATATTCCCCTTTAGGAGCGAGGAGTTTAGCAATAATGGGCGCCGTTTCAATGGCCAAGAAAAGCAAGAAGATAAAAAACGAGGGAAACCATGGCAGTTTGCCCATGGCGTTAATGCGTGCCATTAGTCCGTCGAAACCGTCAATGATGGGTTGCGAATTGGCCACCACCTGCGCATATTCGGCATCCAAAGCCGCCATTTCGGCCTCGATAGCCGCTATTTTTTCACCGTTTGCCTGTTTCAGTTGCTGCAGTTCGGCGAGGTAGGCATCGTGCTTTTCACGTTTTTCCCTATAAACGGGTCCTTTGCCCAACAAACCTGTACCTGCCGTACCCTCGGCCTCAGAGATATAAGTATCGTACAGGGCATTGGTTTCGGCTTCTTTGGCAGCAATTTCGCCTTTCAAAGCAGCGATTTCTTGGTTCAATTGCTCAATTTTGGGCGTGTACTGCAGGGCCAATTGTTCTTTATTGGCGAGGGTCATGGCATTTTTTTCCTCAAGGATTACCTGGTCGATTTCCTTTTCAAAGATTTTCATCTCCAAAGGTTTTGAAATGACCACGGCGATAATGGCCGCCAAGATGATCCGGGGGGTGGCCTGTAAGATTTCCTTTTTGATATTGTCCCGTTTTTTGATGGTCGAGACGATGTATCGGTCTAGGTTGAAGATCAACAATCCCCATATCAATCCGAAGAAAACGGCGGTCCACACATTGTCAAAAACGGTGTAAAGTGCATACCCGCTGGCTATAAAGGCCATTACGGCCGTAAAGAACACGGTGGCTCCGATACCGGCGTACTTGGTGCGCTCACCGTTTGAACAAGTCTCTAAGATTCTGGTGTCCGCCCCAGAGCAGAAGATAAAAAAGCGTTGTAACATAATAGTGTTCGTTTTGTCCCGATAGCTATCGGGGTGATAAATTGCTCAATCCCCTTGTTTTGTGGAACCGTCGTCGGAGGGTTGGCAAAGACAGTTGAAAACCCACTTTTGGCAAGGGTAATGGTATTAGAACGCAATAATTGGTGATTTGTTACATTGAGAACCCTATTGAATAAATTTATTTTAAATACTGGCCATATGTGACTTAGGTTACTGTTTTTGATTGGTAGCTATTGTAATTTCAATGGCATAAAACAACAAGGCCATGACAACAACAGTAGTAATTGGTGGAAATTTCGCGGGAATGACCGCCGCATTGGAAATCAAACGAAAAGGAAAAGACCGGCATCGGGTAATCGTTATCGACAAATCTCCGCTCTTCTTGTTCATCCCTTCCTTGATTTGGGTGCCTTTGGGCAGGAGGGAGGTAAAGGATATCTCTTTCAGGAAAGACGAAATCTTAAACAGAAAAGGGGTAGAGTTTGTACAGACCGAAGCATTGGAGGTCGATCCAGAGAACAATATTGTAAAGACGAAAAAGGGCAACTTCACGTATGACCATTTGGTGGTGGCCACGGGCCCCAAGGTCGATTATCATGTGGCCCCGGGTGTTAAGGAACATGCCCATTATATCGGCACGCCCAACGGCGCCATGAAGACCAGAAAGGCCCTTGAGGAGTTCAAAAAGAACCCAGGACCGATGGTCATTGGCGCTACCCAAAATGCAGGATGTATGGGAGCAGCCTACGAGTTTCTTTTCAATATTGAGAAATGGCTGCGCGAACAAAAGATCCGCAAAAAAGTCGACTTGTACTGGATTACCCCCGAAACCTTTTTGGGCCATTTTGGTATCGATGGCATACCAGGGGGAGAGACCATGCTGAAATCGTTCATGAAAATGTTCAACATTCACTACCGGACAGAGGTAGGGGTCGAAGAAGTCACTGAGAACAGTGTTAAACTCACTTCGGGTGAGGAACTGCCCAGCAAGTTCACCATGTTGATGCCGCCTTTTATTGGGGTTGATTTTGTGACCAACTCACCTGCCCTGAACCCTACAGCGAATGGTTATTTGCCGGTGGGCGAAGATTATAGGCACCCTGACTGGCCCAATGTGTGGGCGGCCGGTATTGCCGTCGATGTAAAATTGCCCTTTAAACCCGGCAAGGTGCCTTTTTCAGGGCCCAAAACAGGCTATCCGTCTGACGAAACGGGCAAGATTGTGGCCGAGAATATCATCAGGGTCGAAAAGGGCAAAGAAAAACTGAAGAAGAAGGCATGGGGAAAAATACCCGGAATCTGTGTGATGGATGCGGGCAAGAAAGAGGTCATCATCTTGAGCGACCATTTGTTCAAACCCAGAAGGTTCGCCATCATGATTCCGAATGTGTTCCATGATTTTTCAAAGGTGCTGTTCGAAAAATACTTCTTGTGGAAAACCCGTCATGGGTATTCGCAACTTCCTTGAGGTGATTGATT
This portion of the Flagellimonas lutaonensis genome encodes:
- a CDS encoding cyclase family protein, with protein sequence MIANISYNSKTYQIDLSKPLDISMPLRGDASNVNAWYVDHPRIDPHRDGDFVAKVSEGASINFNDIWFNPHAHGTHTECVGHITEGFHSINQNLKNYFFAAELLTIAPEKRGEDLVISKKQLQYVLGSGRRDAVVIRTLPNTKAKLSRQYSHTNPPYMLEEAAAFLAQKGIGHLLIDLPSVDREKDDGELLAHRAFWNFNGKIRKNATITELIFVPNHIKDGKYFLNLQVAPFENDASPSRPVLFEILE
- a CDS encoding DUF4230 domain-containing protein, yielding MDSIVEAFLGLVLGAILMYWLYSFFNRKKRRELVEHQSTVILDKIKSVCKLVSVEGDFAEIYRYENIKGFMNILSSKKKALIVINAKVQVGYDLQKLKLRADTEKKKIILSGFPDPEVLSIEPDIQFYDIQSGLFNTFSSNDLTDLNQRAKEHIREKIPESGLMETAKKEALQAVLLVEKIVETIGWRLDYSALEISNREKQLLESE
- a CDS encoding Dabb family protein, with the protein product MKKSILTFALLLVTAITFAQSDDTVNEFDSNFAHVVYFWFNDPDDEQARERFEASLRKFLDNSKYAKTNFIGTPPKAVRDVVDDSFTYNLIVTFESAEAQEGYQKEEAHITFIEECKDLWKKVIVYDAQGI
- a CDS encoding GNAT family N-acetyltransferase yields the protein MTRKVYEQFKDFEILAPQTDDSMAIASLHAQSWQENYRGVFSDRFLNHALIDDRLKIWTKRVNAPSSNQYILLAKQGNVLAGFLCAYMNDHPVYGTLLDNLHVATKYKGLGLGRHLMTMLARKIDNGENYNGMYLWVLEQNQEAIQFYERLGGSLVETVEGNDIGDRPFLKRRYHWKQLDALSGNQIKT
- a CDS encoding MmcQ/YjbR family DNA-binding protein, coding for MNVEEFRDYCLAKKGVEETFPFDEHTLVFKVMGKMFALVPLERLPSQANLKCDPERAIELREAYDGIITPGYHMSKVHWNTLFYESLPDSFTRELIDHSYDLVVEKLPKKTKIEWDELPDS
- a CDS encoding MutS-related protein, which encodes MQKLIDFYGANLTRYTGQSNKVQRWLQMLSYSRLVLFLLTILAVYLLRFEAKWAVVGTFLGMAAFLGLVRYYQDVKKKYCLLHALVKVNATEIEVLQHNFEELPSGEEYVDDQHCYSHDLDLFGKGSFFQYLNRAQLQEGKDALAQMFTANDIGAITAKQETVDDLAQKPKWRQDFTARAMLIQQQTPVSEITKWLKQNVPFVPGSMRFLPWLFLVMTLFLGAMAFWQGWSWSLLGYWILLGLGLTGRYFRRIQQLAQMADRIKAVFKQYSSLLTSIEETEFEAAQLRYQKQRLLVDDKKASEAIADFARLLNTMDYNNNIFYAIFGNGCFLGALQTAHQIEKWIGQHKEQVADWFEVIALFDAYNSLGNFAFNHPLYCYPVIHNGPQVLACKAAGHPLIPEEKNVRNDFTINHEDFFIITGSNMAGKSTFLRTTGLLIVMANMGLPVCAEECLYSPNKLVTSMRSIDSLSKGDSYFLSELKRLKFIIDLLQEEPYFVVLDEILKGTNSTDKAAGSKRFLHRLVQARATGLIATHDLSLCEAADDLPQVHNYYLDATIQEGELYFDYRLKKGVSKTMNASFLLEKMDIV
- a CDS encoding DUF4407 domain-containing protein, with the translated sequence MLQRFFIFCSGADTRILETCSNGERTKYAGIGATVFFTAVMAFIASGYALYTVFDNVWTAVFFGLIWGLLIFNLDRYIVSTIKKRDNIKKEILQATPRIILAAIIAVVISKPLEMKIFEKEIDQVILEEKNAMTLANKEQLALQYTPKIEQLNQEIAALKGEIAAKEAETNALYDTYISEAEGTAGTGLLGKGPVYREKREKHDAYLAELQQLKQANGEKIAAIEAEMAALDAEYAQVVANSQPIIDGFDGLMARINAMGKLPWFPSFFIFLLFLAIETAPIIAKLLAPKGEYDYKLEEEESVVATWVTQKVKQRNQVLATDLAINDKVYADIKSEEELYNYKKQKAEELLRLQADKFHEVQVKGL
- a CDS encoding NAD(P)/FAD-dependent oxidoreductase; translated protein: MTTTVVIGGNFAGMTAALEIKRKGKDRHRVIVIDKSPLFLFIPSLIWVPLGRREVKDISFRKDEILNRKGVEFVQTEALEVDPENNIVKTKKGNFTYDHLVVATGPKVDYHVAPGVKEHAHYIGTPNGAMKTRKALEEFKKNPGPMVIGATQNAGCMGAAYEFLFNIEKWLREQKIRKKVDLYWITPETFLGHFGIDGIPGGETMLKSFMKMFNIHYRTEVGVEEVTENSVKLTSGEELPSKFTMLMPPFIGVDFVTNSPALNPTANGYLPVGEDYRHPDWPNVWAAGIAVDVKLPFKPGKVPFSGPKTGYPSDETGKIVAENIIRVEKGKEKLKKKAWGKIPGICVMDAGKKEVIILSDHLFKPRRFAIMIPNVFHDFSKVLFEKYFLWKTRHGYSQLP